The following are from one region of the Mesorhizobium sp. B4-1-4 genome:
- a CDS encoding PRC-barrel domain-containing protein: MRNILIALAAVSALATPNLAQSATATTTGTYVTAKPTDILSYNLIGLNIVNGANETVGEIKDLLISDGTLAGYIVSVGGFLGIGEHYVIVSPAAVKVNYSENDKKWAATMDATKDQLKAAPEFKYEGRWSK, translated from the coding sequence ATGCGTAACATTCTGATCGCTCTGGCTGCAGTGTCCGCACTGGCGACACCGAACCTCGCGCAATCGGCGACCGCTACGACGACTGGAACGTATGTCACCGCAAAGCCTACCGATATTCTGAGCTACAACCTGATCGGGCTTAATATCGTAAATGGCGCTAACGAGACCGTCGGGGAAATCAAGGATCTCCTCATCTCCGATGGCACGCTTGCCGGCTACATCGTTTCGGTGGGCGGCTTCCTCGGCATTGGAGAGCACTACGTGATCGTTTCGCCGGCTGCTGTGAAGGTCAATTACTCCGAGAACGACAAAAAGTGGGCGGCCACCATGGACGCCACCAAGGACCAGCTAAAGGCTGCGCCGGAGTTCAAGTACGAAGGCCGTTGGAGCAAGTAG
- a CDS encoding polysaccharide pyruvyl transferase family protein gives MKTVIDIRSNNSNAPPLTPSGNQRARNIAWSAKAPTVALFGNFGSNNSGNEGSLLTMVDFLRRARPEARLFCVCAHPSVVRSTLGIPAISIRRTSRYSEISNKAVRIPVRLIGKIRDLARAFREIRQADVMIVPGTGILDDFGDPPQGMPLDVLMWCLAARISGTKVAFASVGAGPIDHPVSRWLLVLAAKLAHYRSYRDTPSRVFMQNAGLNTANDAVYPDIVFKLATPAVFARRTSETGALTVGVGVMKYKGWYGFAKGGQAIFDTYLDKLAQFVIYLLERGHRVKLLTGETTDMEAVDALLLRLRSSAADRLPERVGTGLSDSLHSLMEQISETDIVVATRFHNIVCALKMEKPVISLGYSEKNDALLAEMGLGEYCQHVNAFDVDLLTAHFERAVAANQEIKGLIRARNLAFSKLLDMQYERLLSEVLPPAADVTSRFAEPAAGGRNA, from the coding sequence ATGAAAACGGTCATTGATATCCGCAGCAACAACTCGAACGCGCCGCCCTTAACTCCCTCCGGAAACCAGCGGGCTCGGAATATAGCTTGGTCAGCCAAGGCGCCGACCGTCGCCCTCTTTGGCAATTTTGGAAGCAACAACTCGGGGAACGAAGGGTCGCTGCTGACAATGGTGGACTTCCTCCGCCGCGCGCGCCCTGAGGCCCGCCTTTTTTGTGTGTGCGCCCATCCGTCCGTGGTGCGGAGCACGCTTGGGATACCTGCCATCTCGATCCGGCGCACCAGCCGCTACTCCGAAATTTCGAACAAAGCTGTCAGGATTCCCGTCAGATTGATCGGAAAGATTCGAGACCTTGCACGAGCATTCCGCGAAATCCGGCAAGCTGACGTCATGATCGTTCCCGGTACCGGAATTCTAGACGACTTCGGCGATCCACCGCAGGGCATGCCGCTTGATGTCCTGATGTGGTGTTTGGCCGCCCGAATCTCGGGGACGAAAGTGGCGTTCGCGAGCGTCGGAGCCGGTCCGATTGACCATCCGGTCAGCCGATGGCTACTGGTCTTGGCCGCCAAGCTGGCGCACTATCGGTCGTACCGCGACACTCCGTCGAGGGTGTTTATGCAGAATGCCGGGTTGAATACGGCGAACGACGCCGTGTATCCCGATATCGTCTTCAAACTCGCCACACCGGCGGTGTTTGCTCGTAGGACCTCGGAAACCGGAGCCCTCACCGTTGGCGTCGGGGTGATGAAGTACAAGGGCTGGTACGGCTTTGCCAAGGGCGGCCAAGCCATATTCGATACCTATCTCGACAAGTTGGCGCAGTTTGTCATTTATCTCCTGGAAAGAGGTCATCGGGTCAAGCTGCTCACGGGGGAAACCACTGACATGGAGGCAGTGGATGCGCTCCTTTTAAGGCTGCGTTCGTCTGCCGCAGACCGCTTGCCGGAACGCGTTGGCACAGGATTGTCAGACTCGCTTCACAGCCTGATGGAGCAGATTTCCGAAACCGATATCGTCGTCGCCACACGCTTTCACAACATCGTTTGCGCGCTCAAGATGGAAAAGCCGGTCATCTCGCTTGGATACTCGGAAAAGAACGATGCGCTGTTGGCGGAAATGGGCTTGGGCGAGTATTGCCAGCACGTGAATGCTTTTGATGTTGATCTGCTGACGGCTCACTTCGAACGCGCCGTCGCCGCCAACCAGGAAATCAAAGGTCTCATTCGCGCGCGCAACCTCGCATTCAGCAAACTTTTGGACATGCAATACGAACGCCTGCTGTCCGAGGTCCTGCCGCCGGCGGCTGATGTAACGTCCCGGTTCGCGGAACCCGCTGCTGGAGGTCGCAATGCCTAG
- a CDS encoding glycosyltransferase, whose product MLHIEKRQGLGGPASGGSARSEPLAAAAIGRPLFENSLSILNRTGAWHIAKDLCQEFVPEHAQVQYWRFGARAPEGLARKIAARLMMLEISWLKDSRHCLIGGKAADRNTRVFLDPLFVLRSELAEKDIVLCHDVGPLSHSFLYDAVTVENYRVAYEKIRRHRPGIVFVSDWSKDNFVSIYGLDFRFLTTIPLYVRTGLFDGSQEALDAVDGPFFLTVGALETRKNQIAALEAYRDGRFWEQGIKYVLCGPRGEGREKIIGFAKSVPGVVMPGYVPDSQLRWLYAHAEAFVLPSLLEGFGMPALEAAYMGLLSIVSQESALVEAVEGVCAEVPPKDPVAIGQAMRLALSRSSAEKARTSQELREVALRASKERFLQGWRSLLLGR is encoded by the coding sequence TTGCTGCATATCGAGAAGCGGCAAGGCCTTGGGGGGCCGGCAAGTGGGGGATCGGCTCGTTCAGAGCCGCTCGCGGCTGCAGCCATTGGCCGTCCACTTTTTGAAAACTCTCTATCAATATTGAACCGGACTGGAGCTTGGCACATTGCCAAGGACCTTTGCCAGGAGTTCGTTCCGGAACACGCACAGGTCCAATATTGGCGATTTGGTGCGAGAGCTCCCGAAGGCTTGGCCCGCAAAATCGCGGCCAGGCTGATGATGCTGGAAATCAGCTGGCTAAAGGACAGCCGACACTGCTTGATCGGTGGCAAAGCCGCCGACCGCAACACTCGGGTCTTTCTCGATCCGCTCTTTGTGCTGAGATCAGAGTTGGCCGAAAAGGATATTGTCCTTTGCCATGATGTCGGCCCTTTGAGTCACAGCTTCCTCTATGATGCTGTGACTGTCGAGAATTATCGCGTTGCGTATGAAAAAATCCGTAGGCATAGGCCTGGGATTGTTTTCGTCAGCGATTGGTCGAAGGACAACTTCGTTTCAATCTACGGACTGGACTTCAGGTTCCTAACAACGATTCCATTGTACGTTCGCACAGGGCTGTTTGACGGCTCCCAGGAAGCCCTTGACGCTGTCGACGGCCCATTCTTTTTGACGGTTGGTGCCCTCGAAACGCGCAAGAACCAGATCGCCGCGCTTGAGGCATATCGGGACGGCCGGTTCTGGGAACAGGGTATCAAGTATGTGCTCTGCGGTCCGCGCGGCGAGGGCCGCGAAAAGATCATTGGTTTCGCGAAATCGGTACCAGGGGTGGTGATGCCGGGATATGTGCCGGACAGCCAGTTGCGCTGGCTTTACGCCCATGCCGAGGCATTCGTTCTACCGAGCCTCCTGGAAGGGTTCGGGATGCCCGCCTTGGAGGCGGCCTACATGGGCCTGCTATCAATCGTATCCCAAGAAAGCGCGTTGGTGGAAGCCGTCGAGGGTGTCTGCGCGGAGGTGCCACCAAAAGACCCCGTTGCGATCGGACAAGCGATGCGGCTTGCTCTCTCACGGAGTTCAGCCGAAAAGGCGCGGACCAGCCAAGAGCTGCGCGAAGTCGCTTTACGCGCCTCGAAGGAACGCTTTCTGCAGGGCTGGAGAAGCCTGCTGCTGGGACGATAG
- a CDS encoding glycosyltransferase family 2 protein, whose amino-acid sequence MPSLDVVIPCYNYANLLPQCVGSILAQDILVRHLDDLRIVIIDNASTDNSVEVARKLAESDPRIQILCHERNLGPHASFNKAIDLAQADYFMILCADDLASAHAISSGIQLLERFPKASFVLGTYVEFSSDETLPEPHSRAAGYRLSHGNNFIERCCAGFEPVPAHAILVRTSKQKNIGHYRPSLPYMDDLEMVLRMATTGMVAEMDCPLAIRRIHSSSSLSQSLWDQKLALLKEREAAFRSFFSNEGSNIPDAKRLHWILRRKLAEVAYWSAVSHLFRRRRTEAASLFEYGYRLNRISMLVPPVGYLFRKRGAFKRIVAVVSRAFA is encoded by the coding sequence ATGCCTAGCCTCGACGTCGTCATTCCCTGCTACAATTATGCGAACCTCCTCCCGCAATGCGTTGGCAGCATACTCGCCCAAGATATCCTCGTTCGACATTTGGACGACCTGAGGATTGTCATCATAGACAATGCCTCTACCGACAATAGTGTCGAGGTCGCGAGAAAGCTCGCCGAAAGCGATCCGAGAATCCAGATCCTCTGCCACGAGAGAAACCTGGGCCCGCACGCCTCCTTCAATAAGGCGATCGATCTGGCGCAGGCGGATTACTTCATGATCCTTTGCGCGGACGACCTTGCGTCTGCACACGCCATTTCATCGGGCATTCAACTGCTGGAGCGCTTTCCCAAGGCCTCTTTCGTATTGGGGACTTACGTAGAGTTTTCTTCAGACGAGACGTTGCCGGAACCCCATTCTCGAGCTGCCGGCTACCGCCTGTCCCATGGCAACAACTTTATCGAGAGATGCTGCGCCGGCTTCGAGCCTGTGCCTGCGCACGCCATACTGGTTAGAACCTCGAAACAGAAGAACATAGGTCACTACCGCCCTTCATTGCCCTATATGGACGACCTGGAGATGGTGCTTCGAATGGCGACCACGGGAATGGTTGCCGAAATGGACTGTCCGTTGGCTATTCGGCGGATACATTCTTCCAGTAGCCTCTCGCAATCGCTGTGGGATCAAAAGTTGGCTCTTTTGAAAGAGCGGGAGGCTGCGTTCAGGTCTTTTTTTAGTAACGAGGGATCCAATATTCCGGACGCCAAGCGTCTCCACTGGATTCTCCGCCGAAAGCTGGCCGAAGTGGCATACTGGTCAGCGGTGTCGCACCTATTCAGGCGACGGCGGACCGAAGCCGCCAGCCTGTTCGAATACGGATATCGCCTGAACAGGATCTCCATGCTTGTGCCGCCTGTCGGATATCTGTTCAGGAAGCGGGGCGCCTTCAAGCGTATTGTGGCCGTGGTTTCACGGGCCTTCGCGTAA
- a CDS encoding glycosyltransferase family 2 protein — MNPQPPEVSIILPTYNRADTIMRAVGSVLNQTFSDWELIVVDDGSTDATPRVDFTIDSRIRLIRQKNQGVAAARNTGLAAAKGRFIAFLDSDDEWLPHFLGLAISFLKAHPDEHYVIFEFLDDTDLKMVKDRIVHHHLSKARMIGSNALDLPPGETDDYMRVYQSRRELGPWATEHLPDRDASEARLYQGHIFHQTRWGYFAWLPATVLTRHALEVVGSFDTSRRSAEDYPFQALLCRHFQTNFISVPPARKHELGLDGRAPKEDHLATGPNFQAMRVNFLHYFDQLHWSANRGDRELSLLRRYYAYEIACASLRSGLRREAVSYFKQAACLHRRFWRAYVLGALAFFSFSDRAASASFGILQNIWRVW, encoded by the coding sequence ATGAATCCGCAGCCTCCGGAAGTGTCGATCATTCTGCCCACATACAACCGGGCCGATACGATCATGCGGGCCGTAGGCAGCGTACTGAACCAGACGTTCAGCGACTGGGAACTCATCGTAGTCGACGATGGATCCACGGATGCCACGCCGCGGGTCGATTTCACGATAGACTCGCGTATCCGTTTGATCAGACAAAAAAATCAGGGTGTGGCCGCTGCACGAAACACCGGGCTTGCTGCCGCCAAGGGCCGTTTTATCGCCTTCCTGGATTCCGATGACGAATGGCTTCCCCACTTCCTCGGCCTGGCTATCAGTTTCCTGAAAGCGCATCCGGACGAACACTATGTGATCTTCGAGTTTCTTGACGATACGGACCTCAAGATGGTCAAGGACCGCATCGTCCACCATCATTTGTCCAAGGCACGAATGATTGGCTCCAACGCCCTGGATCTCCCGCCAGGAGAAACCGACGATTATATGCGTGTCTATCAATCGAGGCGCGAACTTGGACCTTGGGCAACGGAACACCTGCCCGATCGGGACGCCTCCGAGGCCCGACTGTATCAGGGACATATTTTCCATCAGACGCGATGGGGGTATTTCGCCTGGCTCCCGGCCACGGTCCTGACGCGCCACGCCTTGGAGGTTGTCGGCAGTTTCGATACGTCCCGGCGCAGTGCGGAGGATTACCCCTTCCAGGCATTGCTCTGTCGCCACTTTCAGACGAATTTCATATCCGTTCCTCCCGCGAGGAAGCACGAACTCGGCCTCGATGGTCGTGCGCCCAAGGAAGATCACCTCGCGACCGGGCCAAATTTCCAGGCCATGCGCGTGAACTTTTTGCATTATTTCGATCAACTGCACTGGAGCGCCAATCGTGGCGACCGGGAGCTCTCCCTGTTGCGCCGGTACTATGCGTATGAAATTGCATGCGCTTCATTGCGGTCAGGTTTGCGTCGCGAGGCAGTTTCCTATTTCAAACAGGCAGCCTGTTTGCACCGTCGTTTCTGGCGTGCATATGTTCTAGGGGCGCTGGCGTTCTTTTCTTTTTCAGACAGGGCCGCATCAGCCTCCTTTGGTATTCTCCAGAACATATGGCGCGTGTGGTAG
- a CDS encoding flavodoxin family protein codes for MNNELVEAPVPRKGMPSPRLDEAEFKSRYKEQFFDPAFQPHEAAIDALAEVAWQAYRESRKSPVTCKAGAEFADPDYDLSVEWLSARDAIRDAEKRYEDRARTPTILIVNGSSRSEHTCPGEMSKSFRLAEIARSTIQNEARLDAEILDLSRLASEYGRNIHPCKACFSTAAALCHWPCSCYPNHSLGQTQDWMNDIYPLWVAAHGVMVITPVNWYQVSSPVKLMMDRLVCADGGNPDPTLTHGKDATEAKKVEMSGWDYPRHLAGRLFSVVVHGDVEGVENVRRSLSDWLCFMKLSPAGAYAELDRYIGYWKPYATSHQELDANEAVQEEVRNAARALAEAVAERRAGRLKPIGSNLKNPHPK; via the coding sequence ATGAACAATGAGCTTGTAGAGGCGCCAGTCCCCCGCAAGGGCATGCCAAGTCCCCGGCTCGACGAGGCCGAATTCAAGAGCCGGTACAAAGAGCAATTTTTCGATCCGGCGTTTCAACCGCATGAGGCGGCAATCGATGCACTCGCCGAAGTCGCCTGGCAGGCCTACAGGGAGTCCAGGAAGAGTCCGGTCACCTGCAAGGCAGGCGCGGAATTTGCTGATCCTGATTACGACCTGTCGGTCGAATGGCTTTCCGCGCGTGATGCCATTCGCGATGCCGAGAAAAGATATGAGGACAGGGCGCGAACGCCGACCATCCTCATCGTCAACGGATCGTCGCGCAGTGAGCATACCTGTCCGGGCGAAATGTCGAAAAGCTTCCGGTTGGCCGAAATCGCAAGGTCAACCATCCAAAACGAAGCCCGGCTGGACGCCGAGATTTTGGATTTGTCTCGTCTCGCTTCAGAATATGGCCGCAACATTCACCCGTGCAAGGCATGTTTCTCGACCGCGGCGGCGCTGTGCCATTGGCCTTGTTCATGCTATCCCAATCACTCTCTCGGCCAGACCCAGGACTGGATGAACGACATCTATCCGCTTTGGGTCGCCGCGCACGGTGTCATGGTCATCACGCCAGTGAATTGGTACCAGGTTTCCTCGCCCGTGAAGCTCATGATGGACCGGCTTGTGTGTGCGGACGGAGGCAACCCCGACCCAACGCTCACGCACGGCAAGGATGCTACCGAGGCAAAGAAGGTCGAAATGAGCGGCTGGGACTACCCGCGCCATCTTGCGGGCCGGCTGTTTTCCGTCGTGGTCCACGGCGATGTCGAAGGCGTGGAAAATGTGCGACGGTCATTGTCCGATTGGCTCTGCTTCATGAAACTTTCGCCGGCGGGAGCCTATGCCGAACTTGATCGCTATATCGGCTATTGGAAGCCGTACGCGACCAGCCATCAGGAACTCGATGCCAACGAGGCTGTGCAAGAAGAGGTGCGCAATGCCGCGCGAGCCCTCGCCGAGGCCGTCGCGGAGCGCAGGGCGGGCCGACTGAAGCCGATCGGCTCGAACCTCAAAAATCCGCACCCTAAATGA
- a CDS encoding DUF3309 family protein, which yields MSLGTILIIILILALLGGFSGLGGGPFYGTGYYGGGGLGLLLIIIIILVVLGRI from the coding sequence ATGAGCTTGGGCACAATCCTTATCATCATCTTGATCCTCGCATTGCTGGGCGGATTCAGCGGCCTGGGAGGCGGTCCGTTCTACGGGACCGGCTATTATGGCGGAGGCGGTCTTGGGCTGTTGCTGATTATCATAATTATTCTCGTGGTCCTGGGCCGCATCTGA
- a CDS encoding oligosaccharide flippase family protein yields the protein MNSVRKALVYTTADRYFGLAVNFGLTMVVSRLLTPTEIGISVTGSAIAGLALSLREFSSTAFIVQRPTLSREDVRAAFTVMMALTVLISAGLLLFAPSIAHVYGEGGLVPYLRLISAAILVEVVAAPILALMRRDMAFGRVALVNIAIAVSSAIIVVVLIALGFSYMSFAIAWLVSATVGGILALSLRREFWALKPLFSNWGVVIAFGSYNGLMAILARMYDQVPYLVLGRFLSFDAAGLFNRTLTVAQLPDKIFLASSVSVAFSGFSSEARNGGDLKTHYLTALAYATGVHWPALGVLAILAHPIVTFLYGDQWLEIVPLVRIAAIAAFFSFSYSLNYCILMAVGAIRDAFLRSLIIWPVCALALLIAAPFGLVGMVLTLIATVPFQALVSLLFVRRHISMTWAEFALALWKSAAVTIGSAAGPAVIAIACYPSRIGLAAAVAAVVLSCAGWVFSIWLFRHPAMHELGHVATFFKRIVRARRRRGLTLLTAAESGTAAIFPSEVK from the coding sequence ATGAACTCTGTCAGAAAAGCCCTCGTTTACACCACCGCCGACCGATATTTCGGCCTCGCCGTCAATTTCGGCCTGACCATGGTCGTGTCGAGGCTTCTGACGCCGACCGAGATAGGCATTTCTGTGACCGGGTCGGCTATTGCCGGCCTTGCGTTGTCCCTGCGGGAGTTTTCCAGCACTGCGTTTATCGTTCAAAGGCCCACCCTCTCGAGAGAGGACGTGCGGGCGGCATTTACGGTGATGATGGCGCTGACGGTGCTGATCTCGGCAGGGTTGCTCCTGTTTGCCCCGTCGATCGCCCATGTCTACGGAGAGGGCGGCCTTGTGCCCTATCTACGGTTGATCTCCGCAGCAATCCTTGTCGAGGTGGTTGCCGCCCCGATATTGGCGCTCATGCGGCGTGATATGGCGTTCGGGCGGGTTGCCTTGGTGAACATAGCGATTGCGGTCTCTAGCGCAATCATCGTCGTCGTGCTCATTGCGCTCGGGTTCAGCTATATGAGCTTCGCGATCGCCTGGCTTGTCTCGGCCACTGTCGGCGGCATCTTGGCGCTTTCGCTCCGCAGAGAGTTCTGGGCTCTCAAGCCGCTGTTCAGCAATTGGGGCGTGGTGATCGCCTTCGGGTCATACAACGGGCTTATGGCTATACTGGCCCGAATGTACGATCAGGTCCCGTATCTGGTTCTGGGGCGGTTTCTCTCGTTCGATGCCGCAGGGCTTTTCAATCGGACGCTGACAGTCGCCCAACTGCCCGACAAGATTTTTCTTGCGAGTTCGGTCTCCGTTGCCTTTTCCGGATTTTCATCGGAAGCACGGAATGGCGGCGATCTCAAAACCCACTATCTGACCGCATTGGCCTATGCGACAGGGGTTCACTGGCCGGCGCTCGGCGTGCTTGCTATCTTGGCTCATCCGATCGTGACCTTTCTCTATGGGGACCAGTGGCTCGAGATCGTGCCGCTCGTGCGGATCGCGGCTATCGCGGCCTTTTTCTCGTTTAGCTATTCATTGAACTATTGCATCCTCATGGCGGTAGGCGCCATCCGCGACGCTTTTCTGCGTTCGCTCATCATCTGGCCGGTTTGCGCCCTTGCGCTTTTGATAGCGGCCCCCTTCGGTTTGGTTGGGATGGTGCTCACCCTGATCGCAACGGTTCCATTCCAGGCACTGGTGTCGCTGCTTTTCGTCCGACGCCACATAAGCATGACCTGGGCAGAGTTCGCGCTCGCCCTCTGGAAGAGCGCGGCGGTGACGATAGGCAGTGCCGCCGGCCCCGCGGTGATCGCTATAGCCTGCTACCCCTCGCGGATCGGTCTGGCCGCCGCGGTCGCCGCCGTCGTCCTATCGTGCGCCGGCTGGGTATTTTCAATCTGGCTATTCAGGCACCCAGCGATGCATGAACTCGGTCATGTGGCCACATTCTTCAAGAGGATTGTGCGGGCCCGTCGGCGGCGCGGTTTGACGCTCCTCACCGCAGCGGAAAGCGGGACAGCCGCCATCTTTCCGAGCGAGGTGAAATGA
- a CDS encoding GNAT family N-acetyltransferase produces the protein MNQAQFEATGSAPIPQPRHVAGTGLQVTWFGQWNVRLDDALSRLPASDACPHGLFRLLASNTIGHRKRIALVHEENTPVAIAALRRTPDERWVPVTHYIVPGFVLPSQPGRVLDAVASLGVTVDLGFWRSEQGPQSHGAVRRFWSEPSFGMDTADDFEAYWRKTGELYSIRAARRKCGGFSVGLNQPGAAELIIEEWGEAWGVDRDEIADRVAAAEYMENDGRLVSILLMDEDRKVGGITCIIHDDELVHGVPFRNHHYDKFGVGKYIFYLVFEVARKLNLKAVDLGGGHAYKRRFAPTKGSKYEMRVCGNVVRYQFDRAMRRLHRATHAGRPAGHMEQPGREMGSV, from the coding sequence ATGAATCAGGCGCAATTCGAAGCGACAGGAAGCGCGCCGATACCTCAGCCGCGTCATGTGGCGGGCACAGGGCTGCAAGTGACTTGGTTCGGCCAATGGAACGTACGGCTGGACGATGCGCTCTCACGGCTGCCCGCGTCCGATGCCTGCCCGCACGGGCTGTTCCGGTTGCTTGCCAGCAATACGATCGGTCACAGGAAACGCATCGCGCTTGTCCATGAGGAAAACACGCCTGTCGCGATCGCGGCGCTCCGCCGGACTCCGGACGAGCGCTGGGTGCCGGTCACGCACTACATCGTTCCCGGTTTTGTCCTGCCGTCGCAGCCAGGCCGGGTTCTGGACGCGGTCGCGAGCTTGGGCGTTACGGTCGACCTCGGATTCTGGCGTTCGGAGCAAGGGCCGCAGAGCCATGGCGCCGTGCGCCGATTCTGGTCCGAGCCGAGTTTCGGGATGGATACGGCAGACGATTTCGAGGCCTATTGGCGAAAGACGGGGGAATTATACTCCATTCGGGCGGCGCGTAGAAAATGCGGTGGTTTTTCTGTCGGCCTTAATCAGCCAGGCGCGGCCGAGTTGATCATCGAGGAGTGGGGCGAGGCCTGGGGGGTTGACCGAGATGAGATTGCGGATCGCGTGGCAGCGGCGGAGTATATGGAAAATGACGGCCGCCTTGTTTCTATTCTTTTGATGGATGAAGATAGAAAAGTTGGTGGAATTACCTGCATAATACATGACGATGAGCTCGTTCATGGCGTGCCATTTAGAAATCACCACTATGACAAATTTGGAGTAGGAAAATATATATTTTATCTTGTATTCGAAGTGGCTCGAAAACTCAATCTCAAGGCAGTCGATTTGGGTGGCGGACACGCGTACAAAAGGCGCTTTGCTCCGACCAAGGGGAGTAAGTACGAGATGCGGGTGTGTGGCAACGTTGTGAGATATCAGTTCGACAGAGCAATGCGGAGGCTGCACCGGGCGACACATGCGGGCCGCCCTGCCGGACACATGGAGCAGCCCGGCCGGGAAATGGGGAGCGTTTAG